From the Octadecabacter antarcticus 307 genome, one window contains:
- a CDS encoding NAD kinase — protein MTVNPILKTKIAFVASGSPIAQAAQAALTSQYDGVAVENADIIVALGGDGFMLETLHSTQNLRAPVYGMNRGTVGFLMNSYSAQGLRDRLAKAQEEVINPLHMTATCVNGTQHKALAINEISLLRAGPQAAKLRIHVDGKLRMDELVCDGALLATPAGSTAYNYSAHGPILPIGSDVLALTAVAAFRPRRWRGALLPKAARVTFDVTNAAKRPVNVDADGVSVKDVKQVDVWSAPEIEHRILFDPGHGLEERLIREQFA, from the coding sequence ATGACCGTCAATCCGATCCTGAAAACAAAAATTGCGTTCGTAGCCAGCGGCTCGCCGATTGCACAAGCTGCGCAGGCGGCTTTGACGTCGCAATATGATGGTGTTGCCGTCGAAAACGCTGATATCATTGTGGCCTTGGGCGGTGATGGGTTCATGCTTGAAACGCTGCACAGCACCCAAAATTTGCGTGCGCCTGTCTATGGGATGAACCGTGGCACAGTCGGCTTTTTGATGAATAGTTATTCCGCCCAAGGGCTGCGGGACCGCCTGGCAAAAGCGCAGGAAGAAGTCATAAACCCCCTGCACATGACCGCCACCTGCGTCAACGGAACGCAGCACAAGGCGCTGGCGATCAACGAAATATCCTTGCTGCGTGCAGGTCCTCAGGCCGCGAAGTTGCGTATTCATGTGGATGGTAAACTGCGGATGGATGAACTGGTCTGCGATGGTGCGCTATTGGCGACGCCTGCGGGGTCAACTGCGTATAATTATTCCGCCCATGGACCGATCCTACCAATCGGGTCGGACGTTTTGGCGCTGACCGCCGTGGCTGCGTTCCGGCCCCGTCGCTGGCGCGGGGCGCTGCTGCCCAAAGCGGCGCGAGTGACGTTTGATGTGACGAACGCGGCCAAACGTCCCGTGAACGTCGACGCTGACGGGGTGTCAGTAAAGGACGTCAAACAGGTCGACGTCTGGTCCGCGCCAGAAATTGAACACCGAATCCTATTTGATCCCGGTCACGGGTTAGAGGAACGGTTGATCCGCGAACAATTCGCCTGA
- a CDS encoding propionyl-CoA synthetase: protein MAYRDVYKSWQDDPEGFWMKAADAIDWHTPPTKALFDDKAPLYEWYRDGRVNTCFNALDRHVAAGRGDQVAIIYDSPMTDTISKITYTDLLTRVACLAGALKAKGIAKGDRVIIYMPMVPEAIEAMLACARIGAIHSVVFGGFAANELAVRIDDATPKAIIAASCGLEPGRVIHYKPLLDGAIDLATHKPDFCVIYQREQQVADLIEGRDVDWHTFQDGAEPAECVPVEGTHPAYILYTSGTTGAPKGVVRPTAGHLVALNWTMKNVYNVDPGDVFWAASDVGWVVGHSYICYGPLIHGNTTVVFEGKPVGTPDAGTFWRVIEQHNVKSFFTAPTAFRAVKREDPKGELIKDYDLSCLDQIYLAGERADPDTVEWMQDKLGKPIYDHWWQTETGYTIAGNPVGIEPMPVKLGSPTVAMPGYNVQILDDGGNQLPAGELGAIAIKLPLPPGTLPTLWNAEDRFLKSYLHTFPGYYETGDAGMIDEDGYLYIMARTDDVINVAGHRLSTGGMEEVLAAHPDVAECAVIGVTDELKGQLPVGFVCLNKGTETSHEDVARGCVKLVRDKIGPVAAFKLCTVVDRLPKTRSGKILRATMVKIADGADFKMPATIDDPAILDEIREALKPLGYAKD from the coding sequence ATGGCATACCGCGACGTCTACAAAAGCTGGCAAGACGATCCAGAAGGTTTCTGGATGAAAGCAGCGGACGCGATTGACTGGCACACGCCCCCGACCAAGGCCCTGTTTGATGACAAAGCGCCACTGTACGAATGGTACCGTGACGGGCGGGTTAACACCTGCTTCAACGCCTTGGACCGCCATGTTGCGGCAGGGCGCGGCGATCAGGTTGCGATCATCTACGACAGCCCGATGACCGACACGATCAGCAAAATAACCTATACCGATCTGTTGACCCGCGTGGCGTGCCTTGCGGGTGCGTTGAAAGCCAAAGGCATTGCCAAAGGCGACCGCGTTATCATTTATATGCCGATGGTCCCCGAAGCGATTGAGGCGATGCTGGCCTGCGCGCGGATCGGTGCGATCCATTCGGTTGTGTTTGGCGGGTTTGCCGCCAACGAACTGGCCGTGCGGATTGACGATGCCACCCCGAAAGCCATCATTGCGGCGTCTTGCGGGCTGGAACCCGGTCGCGTGATCCACTATAAACCGCTGCTGGACGGCGCAATTGACCTTGCGACACACAAACCTGATTTCTGCGTTATTTATCAACGTGAACAACAAGTCGCCGACCTGATTGAAGGCCGCGACGTCGATTGGCACACTTTTCAGGACGGCGCCGAACCCGCCGAATGTGTTCCGGTTGAGGGCACACATCCAGCCTATATTCTCTATACATCCGGCACCACAGGGGCGCCCAAGGGAGTTGTGCGACCAACCGCTGGCCACCTTGTTGCGCTGAATTGGACGATGAAAAACGTCTATAACGTCGACCCCGGTGATGTGTTCTGGGCCGCGTCTGATGTCGGTTGGGTCGTAGGCCACAGCTACATCTGTTATGGACCATTGATCCACGGCAACACCACGGTGGTGTTTGAAGGGAAACCCGTCGGCACGCCGGATGCGGGCACATTCTGGCGGGTGATAGAACAGCACAACGTCAAATCCTTCTTCACTGCGCCAACGGCATTTCGTGCCGTGAAACGTGAAGACCCGAAAGGCGAGTTGATCAAGGATTATGATCTGTCCTGCCTTGATCAGATCTATCTTGCGGGTGAACGGGCCGACCCCGACACGGTCGAATGGATGCAGGATAAGCTGGGCAAGCCGATTTATGATCATTGGTGGCAAACCGAAACTGGCTATACCATCGCGGGCAACCCTGTGGGGATCGAACCTATGCCAGTCAAGCTCGGCTCACCGACCGTCGCTATGCCAGGGTATAATGTGCAAATTCTGGATGACGGCGGAAACCAACTGCCCGCAGGCGAACTTGGCGCGATTGCGATAAAACTACCCCTGCCGCCCGGCACATTGCCAACCTTGTGGAATGCCGAAGACCGATTTTTGAAAAGTTACCTGCACACCTTCCCAGGGTACTATGAAACAGGCGACGCGGGCATGATCGACGAAGACGGTTACCTATACATCATGGCGCGTACAGACGACGTGATTAACGTGGCGGGCCACAGGCTTTCTACGGGCGGTATGGAAGAAGTCCTCGCGGCGCATCCGGACGTCGCAGAATGCGCTGTGATTGGCGTGACCGATGAATTGAAAGGCCAGTTGCCCGTTGGGTTTGTCTGTTTGAACAAAGGGACTGAAACGTCACACGAAGATGTCGCCCGCGGCTGCGTCAAACTCGTGCGCGACAAGATCGGCCCTGTTGCCGCGTTCAAATTGTGCACCGTGGTGGACCGTTTGCCGAAAACCCGATCCGGCAAAATCTTACGCGCCACAATGGTGAAAATCGCCGATGGTGCAGATTTCAAAATGCCCGCAACAATAGACGATCCCGCAATCTTGGATGAAATCCGCGAAGCGTTGAAACCGCTGGGGTATGCCAAGGACTAA
- a CDS encoding NADP-dependent malic enzyme, whose protein sequence is MPETPPKTPNDTSAIDAQKKENLRQAALDYHRYPKPGKLEIRATKPMANGRDLARAYSPGVAEACLEIKNNPAAAQDYTARGNLVAVVTNGSAVLGLGNIGALASKPVMEGKAVLFKKFANIDCFDIELNEPDPKKLADIVCALEPTFGAINLEDIKAPECFIVEKICRERMNIPVFHDDQHGTAIVVGAAATNALAVSGKKFEDIKIVSTGGGAAGIACLNMLLKLGVKRENVWLCDIEGLVYEGRETDMTPQKAEFAQGKTAATLGDVIDGADMFLGLSGPGVLKPDMVARMTKAPIIFALANPNPEISPEDARAVAPDAIMATGRSDFPNQVNNVLCFPFIFRGALDVGATEINDAMKIGCVEGIAALARATTSAEAAAAYQGEQMTFGPDYLIPKPFDPRLMGVVASAVAKAAMETGVATKQVDLPSYKAGLDASVFKSAMLMRPVFEAAAKEARRIVFTEGEDERVLRAAQAVLEETTETPILIGRPDVIALRAERAGLDIDISSLDIVNPENDPRYRDYWETYHTLMSRNGVTPDLAKAVMRTNTTAIGAVMVQRGEADSMICGTFGQFRWHLNYIEQVLGKDHKVQGALSMMILEDGPLFIADTHVRSEPTPEQIAQTAIGAARHVKRFGLKPNVAFCAQSQFGNLDCDTGNRIRAAMSILAAQKVDFTYEGEMNVDAALDPELRERLLPCGRMKGAANVLIFGHADAASGVRNILKMKAGGLEVGPILMGMGNRAHIVTPSITPRGLLNMAAIAGTPVKVYG, encoded by the coding sequence ATGCCTGAGACACCCCCAAAGACCCCGAACGACACCTCCGCGATCGATGCACAGAAGAAAGAAAACTTGCGACAGGCGGCGTTGGATTATCACCGCTACCCCAAACCGGGAAAACTTGAGATCCGCGCGACCAAGCCGATGGCTAACGGGCGCGATTTGGCGCGGGCGTATTCACCCGGCGTCGCAGAAGCCTGTCTTGAAATTAAGAACAATCCTGCGGCGGCGCAGGATTACACTGCGCGCGGCAATCTGGTGGCGGTTGTGACCAATGGCTCGGCGGTTCTTGGGCTTGGCAATATTGGCGCTCTGGCATCAAAACCCGTGATGGAAGGCAAGGCAGTACTGTTCAAGAAATTCGCCAACATTGACTGCTTTGATATTGAACTAAACGAACCCGATCCCAAAAAGCTGGCCGATATTGTCTGTGCGCTGGAACCGACATTTGGCGCGATCAACCTTGAAGACATCAAAGCACCTGAGTGTTTCATCGTTGAAAAAATCTGCCGAGAGCGGATGAATATCCCCGTTTTTCATGACGATCAGCACGGCACAGCGATTGTTGTTGGTGCTGCTGCGACGAACGCGTTGGCGGTGTCTGGCAAGAAATTCGAAGACATCAAAATCGTCAGCACAGGCGGTGGGGCCGCGGGCATTGCCTGCCTGAACATGCTGCTGAAACTCGGTGTGAAACGCGAAAACGTCTGGCTTTGTGACATCGAAGGTCTGGTCTATGAAGGCCGCGAAACCGATATGACGCCGCAAAAGGCTGAATTTGCCCAAGGCAAAACAGCTGCCACACTGGGCGATGTGATCGACGGGGCTGATATGTTCCTCGGGCTGTCAGGTCCGGGCGTGTTAAAACCAGACATGGTCGCGCGGATGACCAAGGCGCCGATTATTTTTGCACTGGCGAACCCGAACCCCGAAATATCGCCAGAAGATGCGCGTGCCGTTGCGCCTGATGCTATCATGGCAACGGGGCGCAGCGATTTTCCAAACCAAGTGAACAATGTGCTGTGTTTCCCGTTCATCTTTCGCGGCGCGCTGGACGTCGGCGCGACTGAGATAAACGACGCCATGAAGATCGGATGTGTTGAAGGCATAGCCGCCTTGGCCCGCGCCACCACATCCGCCGAGGCCGCAGCCGCCTATCAGGGCGAACAGATGACATTTGGCCCCGACTATCTGATCCCCAAACCATTCGATCCGCGCTTGATGGGTGTCGTGGCATCCGCCGTCGCCAAGGCGGCGATGGAAACCGGTGTCGCGACCAAGCAGGTTGATCTGCCGTCCTATAAGGCCGGATTGGACGCGTCGGTGTTCAAATCCGCCATGCTGATGCGCCCCGTATTCGAAGCAGCGGCCAAAGAAGCCCGCCGCATCGTGTTCACCGAAGGCGAAGACGAACGCGTGCTGCGCGCAGCCCAAGCCGTGCTAGAAGAAACCACAGAAACCCCGATCCTGATTGGTCGCCCCGACGTGATCGCGCTGCGGGCTGAACGTGCGGGCTTGGATATCGACATCAGCAGCCTTGATATTGTGAACCCCGAAAACGACCCGCGATACCGTGATTATTGGGAGACATATCATACACTTATGTCACGCAACGGGGTCACACCTGATCTGGCCAAAGCGGTGATGCGCACCAATACGACCGCCATTGGTGCTGTCATGGTGCAGCGCGGCGAGGCCGACAGCATGATCTGCGGCACCTTTGGGCAGTTCCGCTGGCATCTGAATTACATCGAGCAAGTGCTGGGAAAGGATCACAAAGTGCAAGGCGCGCTTAGCATGATGATCCTCGAAGATGGGCCGTTGTTCATTGCCGACACCCATGTGCGATCCGAACCGACGCCAGAACAAATTGCACAAACCGCAATTGGTGCTGCGCGGCATGTGAAACGCTTTGGCCTAAAGCCGAATGTTGCCTTTTGTGCGCAGTCGCAATTTGGCAATCTTGATTGCGACACTGGCAACCGTATCCGCGCGGCGATGTCTATTCTGGCCGCGCAGAAGGTTGATTTCACCTATGAAGGCGAAATGAACGTAGATGCCGCGCTCGACCCTGAATTGCGCGAACGGCTGTTGCCTTGTGGGCGGATGAAAGGTGCAGCCAACGTATTGATATTTGGTCATGCAGATGCCGCCAGCGGTGTGCGCAATATCCTGAAGATGAAAGCAGGCGGGCTTGAGGTCGGGCCGATCCTGATGGGCATGGGCAACCGCGCCCATATCGTCACGCCGTCCATCACCCCGCGCGGGTTGCTGAACATGGCGGCAATCGCCGGCACGCCAGTGAAGGTTTACGGGTAG